The following proteins are encoded in a genomic region of Cryptomeria japonica chromosome 11, Sugi_1.0, whole genome shotgun sequence:
- the LOC131068574 gene encoding aspartic proteinase nepenthesin-2 yields the protein MMRRHDNALVLVLMMFVLSNLVNCTVGHGCNNGFHAKKNSSLGGLALGLVRRGGGIAQAIERSKERLHMFLKDPESPIHAGNGEFLMLIGIGSPALNYNAIVDTGSDLIWTQCKPCSDCYKQRGQIFDPSKSKTYSTVPCSSSLCRALPSASCGPDCQYMYEYGDYSYTMGDLAYETFTLATTTRGNVAIPRVAFGCGHDNQGGGFAQGSGLVGLGRGRLSLISQMGSTANNKFSYCLVSVNDPASKTSPLLFGDSADLRGSGIKSTPIVTNEAQPTFYYLDLQGVSVDGSRLSIPHGTFDIKADGSGGVIIDSGTTITYLEQDGYDSVKTAVQASMKLREADGSRIGLDLCYKLPFDSSAVKVPAITFHFAGADFYLPGQNAFYRDEESQLFCLAMAASNGLSIFGNIQQQNYHILYDLGINRLSFIHTACDAL from the exons ATGATGAGACGTCATGATAATGCACTTGTTCTGGTTCTTATGATGTTTGTATTGTCAAACCTGGTAAATTGTACGGTAGGGCATGGCTGCAACAATGGCTTTCATGCAAAGAAAAACTCAAGCCTTGGAGGCTTAGCTCTCGGGCTTGTACGTCGAGGTGGTGGCATAGCCCAAGCCATTGAAAGGAGCAAAGAGAGGCTCCACATGTTTCTGAAAGATCCAGAGAGTCCAATACATGCAGGAAACGGTGAATTTCTGATGCTGATTGGAATAGGAAGCCCGGCTCTAAATTACAACGCAATTGTGGACACGGGCAGCGATCTCATCTGGACGCAGTGTAAGCCATGCAGCGACTGCTATAAACAGCGGGGTCAAATCTTCGACCCCTCCAAATCCAAGACTTACAGTACAGTTCCCTGTTCGTCTTCCCTCTGCCGGGCACTTCCATCTGCGTCTTGTGGTCCGGACTGCCAGTATATGTACGAGTATGGAGATTATTCTTACACCATGGGTGATCTCGCATACGAGACCTTCACTCTCGCCACCACCACCCGGGGCAATGTCGCCATTCCCAGGGTTGCATTCGGCTGCGGCCATGATAACCAAGGCGGCGGTTTTGCTCAGGGAAGCGGCTTGGTTGGCCTGGGAAGAGGTCGATTATCATTGATCTCCCAAATGGGTTCCACTGCAAACAATAAATTTTCTTACTGCTTGGTGTCAGTCAACGATCCGGCATCAAAAACTAGCCCTTTGCTCTTCG GTGATTCTGCGGATCTGCGCGGGTCAGGAATCAAATCGACCCCGATTGTGACGAACGAAGCTCAGCCGACTTTCTATTATCTTGATCTGCAGGGCGTGAGTGTTGATGGGTCGAGGCTGAGTATTCCGCATGGGACTTTCGACATAAAAGCCGATGGAAGTGGGGGAGTTATTATCGATTCGGGAACCACCATTACTTATTTGGAGCAAGATGGGTATGATTCTGTGAAAACAGCAGTTCAGGCGAGCATGAAGCTTCGGGAGGCGGATGGGTCTAGAATTGGGTTGGATTTGTGTTATAAGTTGCCTTTTGATTCGTCAGCTGTCAAAGTTCCGGCCATCACTTTTCATTTTGCAGGCGCGGACTTTTATTTGCCTGGGCAGAATGCGTTCTATAGAGACGAGGAGAGTCAGTTGTTTTGCCTTGCTATGGCTGCGTCTAATGGGCTGTCGATCTTTGGAAACATTCAGCAGCAAAACTATCATATACTTTATGATCTGGGTATTAACAGGTTGTCTTTCATTCATACTGCCTGTGATGCTTTGTGA